A single Bufo bufo chromosome 6, aBufBuf1.1, whole genome shotgun sequence DNA region contains:
- the LOC121003409 gene encoding gastrula zinc finger protein XlCGF66.1-like produces MVLSLTNPLDKSRKKMSKSILNLTLEIIYLLTGEDYTLVKNTSLSGERARSNCLPYVSVEWSRSQSPILMTANDPLMHMKNNEQKILELTNKIIELLTGEVTIRCQDVAVYLSMEELQYLEEHKNLYKDIMVENHQTIMSPVGSNKKNTKTERCPSPLYSQDCLKKNYVALDHQVEDEDLNSIKVEVIEGEEDLYMKEEEITVDICPGK; encoded by the exons ATGGTCCTTTCCTTGACCAATCCATTGGATAAGAGCAGAAAGAAGATGTCCAAGAGTATATTAAACCTCACACTGGAGATAATCTACctactgactggagag GATTACACATTAGTGAAGAACACATCTCTATCTGGTGAACGTGCCAGATCCAATTGCCTTCCCTATGTGTCAGTAGAATGGAGCAGGAGCCAAAGCCCAATTTTAATGACTGCAAATGATCCCCTCATGCACATGAAGAacaatgagcagaagatcctagaactcaccaacaagatcattgaactgctgactggagag GttactataaggtgtcaggatgttgcTGTCTATTTATCTATGGAAGAGCTGcagtatttagaagaacacaagAATCTGTACAAGGACATAATGGTGGAGAATCACCAGACCATCATGTCACCAG TTGGATCtaataagaaaaatacaaaaacagagagatgtcccagtcctctataTTCGCAAGATTGTCTGAAGAAAAATTATGTGGCACTAGATCACCAAGTAGAG GATGAAGATCTGAATAGTATTAAGGTCGAAGTTATAGAAGGAGAAGAAGACCTTTATATGAAGGAAGAGGAGATTACTGTAGATATCTGCCCAGGCAAGTAA